The Undibacterium cyanobacteriorum genomic sequence CGCGTGTGGCCAAATACGAACATCGTATGCGGGTCAAATGGATGCTGGAACAGAATCGCCTCGCGGTGTTGACGATTTTGATGCTACGCGGTTGGCAAACAGCAGGAGAAATTCGTAGTCGCGTTGGTCGCCTACATGAATTCGCCTCGGTGACCGAAGTCGAAAACTGCCTCGACTATCTGATTGATAAATATCCGCCGATGGTGGCGCGTTTACCAATTGCGCCTGGCACCAAGGAGCCACGCTACGCACATCTACTCGCAGGAGACGAGGACAGTTTAGACCTCGGCGCCCTCGCCAGTAGCAGCAGCGGCGCTGCCGGCAAAGAACGCGGCAACGAACGTCTTAGTCAACTGGAACAAGAGGTGCAAGAACTGCGTCAACAAGTGCAAGAATTGAGTGCCCAACTTGCAGAATTTCGGAAACAGTTTGAGTGATGAGTAGATGATGGATGGTGGGTGAATGAAAGACCTCTCTTTCACGCGAGGTCCTCAAACAATACACGCTATCGTTTCGGGCGGCTCTTGAGATACTTAGACATCAAGGCCTCATAGAATGCATTACCACCCTGCGCGTAGCCTTCCTCGGTGAAATGCACATAATCAGGTCGGCCCAAGGGCGGATTGGATGCGACAAAACGCTGCATAGCGCAACGTCCACCCATCGCGGCTTCCCAATTCCAATACAAAGTATGTTCGCTGATGGCGATATCTTGTTGAATGTTTTGGACCGTACGCAAACCCGCTGGCAATCGATAACGACATCCGACATTCTCACCGGGCCCAGTCTTCTTGGCTGAATTTGGAGCGCCGATTATCAAGATAGCGGCTTCAGGAGCTGCAGCGCGTAACTGGCGTATGGTGTGCTGCAACTCTTGCTTGTACAAATCAAAATCAGGATTCGGGTCAAACGCTTCATTTGTTCCGTAAGCTAAGACGATCAAGCTTGGTCGACGCCATTGCAATTGTTCACGCACCGCCTCCGTCTGCCACCGCGCGATCACTCTTTGCGTCGCACCGACGATGCCGAGTGAATCGACTGTGACACCGGGCGTTAAAGTGTCGATGATGATGGCGCCTAATTCAGGCGGATTACTTTCAGCACGCAGCGTAAAACTATTCAAATCGAGTGCACTGCCCATGACGTAAGTCGCTTGCCATTGATTGGTCAGTGGCGCACTCAATTCGCGCACTTCGCCATCCGGAAAACTCAGTTTCCAACCTGCCGAACTTTCATCATTAAGGCGTCGCGTCCAAATCGTCACGCGCTGCAATCCAAACAAGGCTTGCTTGGGCACGATTTCAATCGACGATCCCGGCTCTGCTTGATTAGCGAATCCACCAAGCGGGAAATTTTCAGGATTCGTACGACTGATGCGCGTTTTCCAAGTACCGCTCATGCGCATCAAGACTTGCGCTGAACGTTGATTCTTAATGTAGCCCGGCGATAGCCAACCGATGCCGGCATTGCCAAAGCGTTTCTGCAATTGTTCACGATAAGCCTGGGTAAAATAATCACCACCGGTGTGTGAATCCCCGAGCTGCATGATGTGTACAACTTCGCTGCTTTCTTTACGTTCTAAGGCCGCCAATTGTCGCCATAAGCGCGCTGCATTCGGGTCGCCATAATCATGCAAAGCGGCATTGCCCGCCTGAACATTGCTGATGACGCATGAACTCAAGAGCGCCATCACCATCAGCTTTGCCGCCAAGCAATGAGGTCTACGAGATCCGCTCAACGACGACGTTGAGGATGCTATTACTGTGGTTGGTGTGCGAAGCGGCATTAGGGACTCACTTTATTCACGACAGGAAGTTCAAATTGTTTCAGAACCAAGTCGCGTAAGATGATTTGCCCATCTCTTGTGAAGTGAATTCCGTCTTCGGTGCGCACCACCACACTCTTGCCATTTTCTTTGGTGATCGTCTTGCGATATTCGTTCACATCATCACTCAAAGATTCACGGGTCGAGATAAAGCGCGACTCGCCTTCACCCAAGCCTTTGGCATACAAGCTATTAAGGATCTTCACGCCGCGATTGATCTTCTCACGTCCCATATTCGGCGCGCCCATCCAGATCACACGCACATGTTGTTGATGGGCGATTTGTACAATGCTTTGCACGCGTTCTAGATAATTGCTTTGCCAGCGTTCAGTACCAAAGCTTTCGTATTTGCCGCCCAAGATCATGTCCCAAGTATCGTTCGCGCCGAGGAATACCACCAACACCGAAATACGATCTTTCTCGAGCGATTTCTTAATCACGGCTGGCCAATCGTAATAGCCCGGATACGTTAAGCCCGTACTCTGACGGCTCAAGTCAATCGACTTCACATGCGCATTTTGCAAAGCTCGCACCACATGAGGCGCCACGCCCTGCATCATGGAATCACCAACCAACAGCACTTTATCTTGCTGATTCAAAACCATGCGACCGTCTTCATTCAAAGGAATAAATTGCGTCAATGGTGTTTCACTCGGTCCATCTTCACCCGCAGCGTTCTGCTTTGCTGGCGCCGTCGCGTTGGCTGCAGTTTGAGCACCTATTTGAGCTGACGATGCACTTGCCTCCGACGGCATCATGGTTGGAACTGCGCTTCCTTGATTCTTCTGCGCTAAGCGTGACGTATTACCCTTTTGAGTTGCCTTATCGCGTTGCGATTCGGAGTTTGATGCCTCGGGCAAGCCAAACAGCAAGACGTTAAAACTCTGTACCAAACGCTCTTTTAGCGGTTGCCGTACTTGCAATTGCTCCGTCAAATCACGATCAAGTTGTTTAGTCCATTTGGCGCCGCTCTGCCAGCTTGGATGGTCGACCGCATTCGACAAACCTAATTCTAAGTGACGCGTTTGTTGCCAGTATTGGTCTAAGGCGTCTTGGCGCAACCAAAACAATAGAGCCAGAGTCGCGGCCAGCACGCCCAAGGTTTGCCAATGCACGGAGCTTTGTTCAAGCGCAACTTCGACCACCGGCGGCTTAATCGGCACGACCTTGTTAATGCCCTTTTGATGAAGTTCAGGTTTCAATGCTCGTTCGCCTTGATCTTGATTGGCTGCATTGGGAATCGGGTGCTGCTGATGCGGCATGGCTCCGTTCGAAGTCTTGCGCGCATCTTTGTTGTGATGGCGCTGTTTCTTGGCGTGCTTTTGATTTTCGTATCCGTCTCGCATGTTGAACTCCTAGTACGAGTAGTACAAAAATGAAGGAACGCCCGAAGGTCCCAACAAGTGAATCAGCAGTGCCAAACTACATAAGAGTACGGGCTTGCTTAAGATCGGCAGCCGTTCCATCAAGCATAAACTGCGCGACTTCCAATTTTCGGCTTGGACGGACGCCACAAAAAACAGCAACATCAAGGCAGCCGCACCCAACACATCCATACTCATCGGGGCATCAAGACGGACAAAGCCACAGATAAATTGCAAGGCCTCTTGCCAGCCGTCAGCGCGGAAGAAAATCCATGCAAAGCAAACAAAGTGGAAAGTAATCACGGCGCTCAACCACCCTTTGGTTTGACGCCCCAACAATTTTTCTATGATGTTTTGTGCCACCATCCCCAGTCCATGCAGGGCGCCCCAAATGATGTATTTCAAACTCGCACCATGCCAAATCCCACTGATCACCATGGAACTCACAATAGTCACTTGTGTCATCCACCAGCCATTACGACTACCGCCCATAGGAATGTACACGTAGTCACGAATCCAGCTCGACAAAGATATATGCCAACGACGCCAAAATTCACGCAGATTAGCTGCTAAATAAGGATAGTTGAAATTATCTTTGAGCTGATAACCCAGCAACAGCGACATGGCGATGACTAGGTCAGAATAACCACTGAAATCAAAATAAATTTGGATCGCGAAAGCATAGGCACCCATCAATAATTCGGGCGCTTGATACGCATCGGGATTGGCAAACAGAGGGTTCACCCAAGTCTCAGAAATCCAAGTCGCCAGCCAAACTTTCTTGACCAATGCGGAGAGCAGTAGCCAAAAAATCAAATCCATGTGCAGCAATTTGCGTGGTGCTTTTTCTTCGATTTGCACCAAGAGATCGCTGGCACGGCAAATCGGGCCAGCAAACAGAGTGGGAAAGAAAGCGAGATATAGAGCGCTATCGAGCGCATTGGCAGGCTCACGCTCCCGACGAGCAATCGCGACCAGATAGGCAATCGCTTGGAAGGTGTAGAAAGAAATTCCGACGGGTAAAAGAATTTCGAGTGCGGGAATCGTCCACGCCAACTGGAAGTATTCCGCAGCCGCCAAAAAACCATCGCTGCAAAAGTCGTAATACTTGAAGACCGCTAAATTCAATACGGAGGCAAAGATACCAACACCGCACCACAGACGACGCCGTTCCGCTTGGACTTGCACCAGTTTGAACAGGCCCAGCATACACACCGTGTACACCGCCAAAATGGTACTGAAACGCCAATCTAAAGAAGCATAAATTCCATAGCTAGCGAGAAGGAGACTTATTTTTTGCCATTGGGGCCAAGGCTTCAAGCCCCAATACAGGAACAGAAAGACCAGGAAGGTCAGGGCAAACTCAGGCGACAGATAACTCATGCTCGATTCAACAGGACAAAGTACACACGTTGTACTGCAAGGTCTAGGGTTGCTTGGCTTCGATTTTTTCAGATCAAAGCGGCACCGTGGAGATGAAAAAACGCGCGCGGGTGGCATAGCGTTTTTTCATTTGTACTTTGCTACAAACGAAGAGCTGAACTTTGCAGGATTACCGAGCATTTTGCAAGATCAAAATGCTCGGAATGTCGCATGTTGATGCGCCTTTCGCGTTAGGGATACGATTCGCGCTCGCTTATTGATTGATGAATTGGCAAACGGCTTCTTGTACTTCAGGACGCGCCATCATGCCGGTATGAGGACCGTTCTTAACGACTAAAAGACGTTTATTCGACGCCGGGATCGCCTCGAACACTTTCTTACCCAAATCTGCACCAAACAAATCATCGTTCTCACCAACAATCACCAAGCTCTTATTCTGATAGCTCGAAACTGCCTTTTGGTTATTGATCAGTTGCGTGCTCGGTTCGTATTCAAAACGAACAAATGGGACCGCATACCAAGGCGTCTTGAAGTCGACCACGTCCGAAATAGTGGTTGCGGTAGCCTCGAGGATGACGCCATCGACCTGGCGATTCTGCATAATGTGGCCCGACATAAAGCTACCTAAGGACTGGCCATGCAGATAGAGCTTGCCCTTAGTCGCTTGACGGACCGCATCATAGATACGCAAGGCATCTTGCTGCAAGGTGGCGATACTGGGATCGCCTTGGGTGCGACCATAGCCACGATAATCATAACTGATGATATTCGGTGTACAGGCCGCTGTCTGGCGCGTCAAGTTCTTCAGACTTTCATCGGCATGCGATAAGTTGCCACCGAAATACAGTATGGTCGGACGAGCCTCACTGCCCCCATCGGCGACTAAGCGCAGCCCGTTCAAACTCAGACTTTCATCGACTTTGATACTCTGCTCTTGCACTTGCACACCGGCCTTCATCGTTTGCGCCGCTGCGCTTGTGAAGCTTTCTTTGGCCTTGTAACCAGTGAGACGATCAGGGCGAATAAAGTCTTTCTCTGTCACTTTCACGGTCATGCAGGCACTCAAAGAAGTAGCCAAGCTCAAGATCAAAGTCAAATTCAGTACTTTACGCATTCTGTTCTCCTGTGTTGGATGTTGAGTGATTGCTTACAGATGGTCTATTGCAAACCTCATGCCAGGGGCAAAATGCAGGGGAATCACCCAAAAAAGCGATCAGCGGAGGGGTTTTGGGGAACAAAACAGGTATCCGATTCGGAAATTGTCCGCTACCGAACGGTGGACTGTTCGGTAGCGGACAAACAAGATATTTGAGTAACTGAACTTGAAAATCAGATGCGAGCTTGAACTAGATATCAACCGGATCAATCTCCACGCCCCATTTGACGCGGGTTTTCCAACTACGCAACATCGAGATCCATTCTTTGAGGAAAGCTTGCAAAGCGGGACGTGAGTTCGATTCGATCAGCAATTGGGCTCTATCCATGTTGTGGACACGGGTCATGGTCATGGGGATAGGATCGTTAATCGTAATGCCGGGAAACTCCAAACAGCGGGCCGCTTCCTGCAAGAAGCCGATCGCGGTTTCTAAGTCGCGCGCCTCGGCACGCAATAAGGCTTGATAAATGAAGGGAGGCATCGCCGCTTGTTGGCGTTCTTCTAACAGGTCATCAGCGAAGCGGTGATAGTTATGTGCCATCAAGGCATGATACAAAGGATGATCGGGATAGCGGGTTTGAATCAACACTTCGCTGGCATTACCGCCTTCTTTCTGACCAGCGCGGCCTGCCCTGCCCGCCACCTGCATGAGTTGCGCAAATAAGCGCTCACTTGCACGGAAGTCCTGAGAAAATAATGCGCTGTCGGGGTTCAGTGCAGCGACCAAGGTCAAGTTTTTGAAGTCATGGCCCTTTGCCACCATTTGCGTGCCGATCAAAATATCGACCTCTCCGCGGTGCACGGTATCGAAAGCCGCCTCAGCGCTCCCTTTCAATTTGGTGGAATCAGCGTCGATGCGAAACACCCGCGCTTCCGGAAAAATGCCGTGCAAGGCTTCTTCCAAACGTTGGGTGCCTCGGCCTAGAGCTTGTAAGTCGATGTTGCCACAGGTCGGGCAATGACGTGGTATTCGTGTTTCTAATCCACAATGATGGCAA encodes the following:
- a CDS encoding SGNH/GDSL hydrolase family protein, with translation MRDGYENQKHAKKQRHHNKDARKTSNGAMPHQQHPIPNAANQDQGERALKPELHQKGINKVVPIKPPVVEVALEQSSVHWQTLGVLAATLALLFWLRQDALDQYWQQTRHLELGLSNAVDHPSWQSGAKWTKQLDRDLTEQLQVRQPLKERLVQSFNVLLFGLPEASNSESQRDKATQKGNTSRLAQKNQGSAVPTMMPSEASASSAQIGAQTAANATAPAKQNAAGEDGPSETPLTQFIPLNEDGRMVLNQQDKVLLVGDSMMQGVAPHVVRALQNAHVKSIDLSRQSTGLTYPGYYDWPAVIKKSLEKDRISVLVVFLGANDTWDMILGGKYESFGTERWQSNYLERVQSIVQIAHQQHVRVIWMGAPNMGREKINRGVKILNSLYAKGLGEGESRFISTRESLSDDVNEYRKTITKENGKSVVVRTEDGIHFTRDGQIILRDLVLKQFELPVVNKVSP
- a CDS encoding SGNH/GDSL hydrolase family protein; amino-acid sequence: MVMALLSSCVISNVQAGNAALHDYGDPNAARLWRQLAALERKESSEVVHIMQLGDSHTGGDYFTQAYREQLQKRFGNAGIGWLSPGYIKNQRSAQVLMRMSGTWKTRISRTNPENFPLGGFANQAEPGSSIEIVPKQALFGLQRVTIWTRRLNDESSAGWKLSFPDGEVRELSAPLTNQWQATYVMGSALDLNSFTLRAESNPPELGAIIIDTLTPGVTVDSLGIVGATQRVIARWQTEAVREQLQWRRPSLIVLAYGTNEAFDPNPDFDLYKQELQHTIRQLRAAAPEAAILIIGAPNSAKKTGPGENVGCRYRLPAGLRTVQNIQQDIAISEHTLYWNWEAAMGGRCAMQRFVASNPPLGRPDYVHFTEEGYAQGGNAFYEALMSKYLKSRPKR
- a CDS encoding MBOAT family O-acyltransferase; this encodes MSYLSPEFALTFLVFLFLYWGLKPWPQWQKISLLLASYGIYASLDWRFSTILAVYTVCMLGLFKLVQVQAERRRLWCGVGIFASVLNLAVFKYYDFCSDGFLAAAEYFQLAWTIPALEILLPVGISFYTFQAIAYLVAIARREREPANALDSALYLAFFPTLFAGPICRASDLLVQIEEKAPRKLLHMDLIFWLLLSALVKKVWLATWISETWVNPLFANPDAYQAPELLMGAYAFAIQIYFDFSGYSDLVIAMSLLLGYQLKDNFNYPYLAANLREFWRRWHISLSSWIRDYVYIPMGGSRNGWWMTQVTIVSSMVISGIWHGASLKYIIWGALHGLGMVAQNIIEKLLGRQTKGWLSAVITFHFVCFAWIFFRADGWQEALQFICGFVRLDAPMSMDVLGAAALMLLFFVASVQAENWKSRSLCLMERLPILSKPVLLCSLALLIHLLGPSGVPSFLYYSY
- a CDS encoding YceH family protein — encoded protein: MSDTEYLNHIEIRVLGSLAEKEATTPDNYPLSLNSLVSACNQLTSREPVLSLSEGEITEAIDSLVQKKLVGVIHQAGARVAKYEHRMRVKWMLEQNRLAVLTILMLRGWQTAGEIRSRVGRLHEFASVTEVENCLDYLIDKYPPMVARLPIAPGTKEPRYAHLLAGDEDSLDLGALASSSSGAAGKERGNERLSQLEQEVQELRQQVQELSAQLAEFRKQFE
- a CDS encoding alpha/beta hydrolase; its protein translation is MRKVLNLTLILSLATSLSACMTVKVTEKDFIRPDRLTGYKAKESFTSAAAQTMKAGVQVQEQSIKVDESLSLNGLRLVADGGSEARPTILYFGGNLSHADESLKNLTRQTAACTPNIISYDYRGYGRTQGDPSIATLQQDALRIYDAVRQATKGKLYLHGQSLGSFMSGHIMQNRQVDGVILEATATTISDVVDFKTPWYAVPFVRFEYEPSTQLINNQKAVSSYQNKSLVIVGENDDLFGADLGKKVFEAIPASNKRLLVVKNGPHTGMMARPEVQEAVCQFINQ